The Chitinophaga lutea genome contains the following window.
CATATTGAAGGGTTTGCCGGCAGCCTGCCGGGCATCCGCTGCGGCAGCCGTTCCCGCGGAGCCGAAGGCGAGGGCTGAAAGGCCCGCCAGCGTGCTTGTTTGAAGGAAGCTTCTTCTTTCCATAATCGTGAGATAATTAGCCATCCAATTTAATAGGTTTTCAATGCAAAACCGAATGTTTTGATAAAAAATCCGGAATTCGGGTGTTTTTCGCATTTTTTGCAACAGTCGTAACGCTTTTTTGACGTTCATAAAAAAATTATTGCTTTCAACCGCAGGAATTGATAAATTCACACGCTTTAATATTCAGCACGCTTTTACAGATGATAAAGAAGACAGTGACTTTGGTGCTTGGCGGTATCATGGCCGGCACAGCAGCATACAGCCAGGCCGCACCTTTCGAGGCCTACGAACAGAAAATCCAGGGAACTGACGTTACCATCAAAATGGTTCCCATCAAAGGCGGTGAGTTCCTCCTGGGCAGCCCCGCAGGAGAAAAAGGCCGTAAAGCGGACGAAGGCCCGCAAAAGAAAGTGACCATCGACCCCTTCTGGATGGGCGCCTACGAAGTAACGTTCGACCAGTACGATTTATACGCAGATAAGGATAAAGACCAGGCGCCCCTGCCCGACGGCATGACGCGGCCCAGCCCGCCTTACATCGACCTGACCCTCGGGATGGGCAAAAGCGGCGGGTACCCGGCCAACAGCATGAGCCAGTATGGCGCACTGATGTATTGCCGCTGGCTGTACGCGAAAACAGGCGTGTTCTACCGCCTGCCCACCGAAGCGGAATGGGAATATGCCTGCCGCGCCGGAGCCAAAACCGCCTATCCCTTCGGGAACAGCGATGCGCAACTGAAAGACTATGCCTGGACGGCCGGCAACAGCGGCGCCGTATATCATAAAGTAGGAGAACTGAAGCCCAATGCCTGGGGATTGTACGACATGCTGGGAAATGTGGCCGAGTGGACGCTC
Protein-coding sequences here:
- a CDS encoding formylglycine-generating enzyme family protein; the encoded protein is MIKKTVTLVLGGIMAGTAAYSQAAPFEAYEQKIQGTDVTIKMVPIKGGEFLLGSPAGEKGRKADEGPQKKVTIDPFWMGAYEVTFDQYDLYADKDKDQAPLPDGMTRPSPPYIDLTLGMGKSGGYPANSMSQYGALMYCRWLYAKTGVFYRLPTEAEWEYACRAGAKTAYPFGNSDAQLKDYAWTAGNSGAVYHKVGELKPNAWGLYDMLGNVAEWTLDQYDEKAYAKAAAANPWNKPTGKTPRTVKGGNYDDTAENARCASRLQSDEAWNDRDPQIPKSKWWNADAPFVGFRLVRPVKQPTKAEAEQFFADVVDKFVGAR